A stretch of DNA from Arthrobacter globiformis:
GGTGACTTGTTTGTCGTCAACGAGCGGGCCTAGTTCAACGTCTGGTTCGACGCCGTTCCCAGTGCGGGTGGCACTCATGCGCTCCGTGAACCGGCGGGTAAATTCTGTGGCGATGCCGGATTGGAGGTAGATCCGGTTCGCTCCGACGCAGGACTGGCCGCCGTTACGCAACTTCGCCACGATGGCGCCGTCGACGGCTTGGTCTAGGTCGGCATCGTCGAACACGATCAGGGGTGCGTTCCCGCCGAGTTCCATGGAGGTGTTCATGACGTTTTCCGCTGCCTGGGCCAGCAAGGCCCGGCCGACCTGGGTGGAGCCCGTGAAGGAGATTTTTCGGACGCGAGAGTCGTTCATGATGGCCGCGACTACTTCGCGGGAGTTGTTGGTAGTGACGATGTTGACGACGCCTGCGGGAACGCCTGCTTCCTCGAGGACCCGGGCAAGGAGCATGGACGTTAGCGGGGTCAGTTCGGCTGGTTTGAGGATGGTGGTGCAGCCTGCGGCGAGGGCCGGGGCGATTTTCCGGGCGCCCATTGCGAGCGGGAAGTTCCATGGCGTGATCAGCAGGGACGGGCCGACCGGGCGTTTGGAGACGGCGATCCGGTAGTTCCCGCCGGGCTCGAGGCCAAACTGCCCGTCGAGGTGAAGACGGTTCGCGGATTCGGCGAACCAGCGGAAGAACCCGGCGCCGTAGTCAACTTCGGCTTGGGCTTCGATCCAGGGCTTGCCCATCTCTGCCACAATGAGGGC
This window harbors:
- a CDS encoding NAD-dependent succinate-semialdehyde dehydrogenase, with the protein product MAHITAPAPLPVLGFPAKLMPIGGSWIPSSSGQTITVINPATEQPIADVPAGTVTDGLAGLDAACAAQDAWAATPARDRADILARTYQGIIDRRDEFAALIVAEMGKPWIEAQAEVDYGAGFFRWFAESANRLHLDGQFGLEPGGNYRIAVSKRPVGPSLLITPWNFPLAMGARKIAPALAAGCTTILKPAELTPLTSMLLARVLEEAGVPAGVVNIVTTNNSREVVAAIMNDSRVRKISFTGSTQVGRALLAQAAENVMNTSMELGGNAPLIVFDDADLDQAVDGAIVAKLRNGGQSCVGANRIYLQSGIATEFTRRFTERMSATRTGNGVEPDVELGPLVDDKQVTAVSALVQDALAKGATCLTGGTTPEGTGYFYPATVLTNIPANANIRTEEIFGPVAAIYTFDTEDQAIQEANNTPYGLASYVFSQDLGRALRVADAIDAGMTGINRGVVSNPAAPFGGTKASGLGREGGTEGLEAYQETKYTGIQL